The following proteins are encoded in a genomic region of Entelurus aequoreus isolate RoL-2023_Sb linkage group LG01, RoL_Eaeq_v1.1, whole genome shotgun sequence:
- the gnrh2 gene encoding progonadoliberin-2 isoform X1, translating to MQRRNIMSVSGVALLVVLLLSVEAQLSNAQHWSHGWYPGGKRDLDSFSMSEMSEEMKLCEAGDCSYVRPQRRGLLKAILLDILSRELQKKK from the exons at GCAAAGAAGAAATATCATGAGCGTATCTGGAGTGGCTTTACTTGTGGTGCTGCTTCTAAGTGTTGAAGCTCAGCTCTCCAACGCCCAGCACTGGTCCCATGGTTGGTACCCTGGAGGCAAGCGGGACCTGGACTCTTTCAGCATGTCAGAG ATGTCAGAGGAGATGAAACTATGCGAGGCAGGGGACTGCAGCTACGTCAGACCCCAGAGGAGGGGGCTTCTAAAAGCCATTCTT TTGGACATCTTATCCAGGGAACTTCAGAAGAAAAAGTAA
- the gnrh2 gene encoding progonadoliberin-2 isoform X2: MSVSGVALLVVLLLSVEAQLSNAQHWSHGWYPGGKRDLDSFSMSEMSEEMKLCEAGDCSYVRPQRRGLLKAILLDILSRELQKKK, encoded by the exons ATGAGCGTATCTGGAGTGGCTTTACTTGTGGTGCTGCTTCTAAGTGTTGAAGCTCAGCTCTCCAACGCCCAGCACTGGTCCCATGGTTGGTACCCTGGAGGCAAGCGGGACCTGGACTCTTTCAGCATGTCAGAG ATGTCAGAGGAGATGAAACTATGCGAGGCAGGGGACTGCAGCTACGTCAGACCCCAGAGGAGGGGGCTTCTAAAAGCCATTCTT TTGGACATCTTATCCAGGGAACTTCAGAAGAAAAAGTAA